A stretch of the Sulfurimonas sp. HSL-1656 genome encodes the following:
- a CDS encoding phosphatase PAP2 family protein: MIKVAAAIPPWGWTAMAVFSLFFVLFPQVDLTVASLYYVPSGGFPAAKTFWEHVVYHSVPYGLMFFYGAAVLLWLFNAVFNRNALRFTGRKLLYVLLVLGLGSGLIVNAMLKEHWGRARPAETTVFGGQKAFSPAFVPVPGQTGNSFSCGHASGAFALLAFARLARRRRLWSTVVLGYGAVVGVARMAAGGHFLSDVVVSFFIMYIVTELLHSILFPQKETP; this comes from the coding sequence ATGATCAAAGTGGCAGCAGCGATCCCCCCGTGGGGATGGACGGCAATGGCCGTCTTCTCTTTGTTTTTTGTCCTTTTCCCCCAGGTCGATCTCACGGTCGCATCACTCTATTATGTCCCCTCGGGAGGCTTCCCCGCGGCGAAAACCTTCTGGGAACATGTTGTATACCACTCTGTCCCCTACGGTCTGATGTTTTTCTACGGTGCTGCCGTACTCCTTTGGCTTTTTAATGCCGTGTTCAACCGTAATGCCCTGCGTTTCACGGGCCGGAAACTGCTCTATGTGCTGCTGGTACTCGGTCTTGGTTCCGGGCTTATCGTCAATGCCATGCTTAAGGAACATTGGGGACGCGCCCGACCGGCGGAGACAACGGTGTTCGGCGGTCAAAAGGCGTTCTCCCCGGCCTTCGTGCCGGTACCGGGGCAGACGGGCAATTCGTTCAGCTGCGGGCACGCTTCGGGAGCTTTCGCCCTGCTGGCCTTTGCCCGGCTCGCCCGGCGCCGCAGGCTCTGGAGTACGGTCGTCCTCGGTTACGGCGCCGTCGTCGGCGTGGCACGGATGGCGGCGGGCGGCCATTTCCTCAGCGACGTGGTGGTCTCGTTTTTCATCATGTACATCGTGACGGAGCTGCTCCATTCCATCCTCTTTCCCCAAAAGGAGACCCCATGA
- the trmA gene encoding tRNA (uridine(54)-C5)-methyltransferase TrmA, whose product MECRHFGRCGSCRWYEEGYEGQLTKKAEAIKAMFAPLYTGVFDIARSTAQGYRARAEFKVWHAGDTMHYAMNSIDREGVVLLEECPMVTAPIQALMWPLLDALNATPEVGRKLFGMDFLAGRDGDVAVSMLYHRKLDDTWKAQAADLAERFGISIIGRSRKQKEVIGRDHVIESVDVGERTYRFKQIENSFTQPNPGVNAQMIGWALKQFEGLGGDLLELYCGAGNFTIPFASRFERVLATEISKSSIHAAKTNMELNDVHNIDFVRMSAEEFVQALDGVREFNRMKGIDLSSYRLDTIFVDPPRAGMDEASCDFAARHEHILYISCNPETLKRDLEYLTRTHRIEAMAMFDQFPYTHHMEMGVRLARV is encoded by the coding sequence ATGGAGTGTAGGCATTTCGGCCGTTGCGGCAGCTGCCGCTGGTATGAAGAGGGTTACGAAGGGCAGCTGACCAAGAAAGCGGAAGCGATCAAAGCCATGTTTGCGCCGCTTTATACGGGGGTGTTCGATATCGCACGCTCCACAGCACAGGGGTACCGCGCCCGCGCCGAGTTCAAGGTGTGGCATGCCGGCGATACCATGCATTACGCGATGAACTCCATCGACCGCGAAGGCGTCGTCCTCCTCGAAGAGTGCCCGATGGTCACCGCACCCATCCAGGCCCTGATGTGGCCGCTGCTTGACGCGCTCAATGCCACCCCCGAGGTGGGACGCAAACTCTTCGGAATGGATTTCCTCGCCGGCCGTGACGGGGACGTTGCCGTCTCCATGCTCTACCACCGTAAACTCGACGACACGTGGAAGGCGCAGGCAGCCGACCTGGCCGAGCGTTTCGGTATCAGCATCATCGGCCGCAGCCGGAAGCAGAAAGAGGTGATCGGGCGCGACCACGTCATCGAATCCGTCGACGTCGGCGAAAGAACCTACCGTTTCAAGCAGATCGAAAACAGCTTTACCCAGCCAAACCCGGGCGTCAATGCCCAGATGATCGGTTGGGCGCTGAAACAGTTCGAAGGGCTCGGCGGAGACCTGCTGGAGCTCTACTGCGGCGCGGGGAACTTCACGATTCCCTTTGCGTCGCGGTTCGAACGCGTCCTGGCGACGGAAATCTCCAAATCCTCCATCCATGCGGCAAAAACAAATATGGAACTCAATGACGTGCACAACATCGATTTCGTGCGCATGAGTGCCGAAGAGTTCGTCCAGGCCCTCGACGGGGTAAGGGAATTCAACCGGATGAAGGGGATCGACCTCTCCAGCTACCGCCTTGACACGATCTTCGTCGACCCGCCGCGCGCCGGGATGGACGAGGCCTCCTGTGATTTTGCCGCACGTCATGAGCATATTCTCTATATCTCTTGCAACCCCGAGACGCTCAAGCGCGACCTGGAGTACCTGACGCGCACCCACCGTATCGAGGCGATGGCGATGTTCGACCAGTTCCCCTATACACACCATATGGAGATGGGCGTGCGCTTAGCGCGGGTCTAG
- a CDS encoding DUF4395 domain-containing protein, giving the protein MAQACPINFTAADNTVSRIVSLLAAGMVALFFVTGAEPWLYALGADLLVRLYGSKHFSPLYQLATALKRLMHLPTRTVDGAPKSVAGHSGLLFVLLMIAAAAFGLQAMLVTVAAVYVVCLLMDVIFNFCVGCKVYYLYRLIIREE; this is encoded by the coding sequence ATGGCGCAGGCTTGTCCCATTAATTTTACTGCGGCTGATAATACGGTCAGCCGGATCGTTTCCCTGCTCGCAGCGGGGATGGTGGCGCTCTTTTTCGTGACGGGCGCAGAGCCGTGGCTCTATGCGCTCGGCGCGGACCTGTTGGTTCGACTCTACGGCAGCAAGCATTTCAGCCCGCTTTATCAGCTGGCTACGGCACTCAAACGCCTGATGCATCTGCCGACCCGGACGGTTGACGGTGCGCCAAAGAGCGTGGCGGGGCATTCCGGACTCCTGTTCGTGCTGCTGATGATCGCCGCAGCCGCCTTCGGTCTGCAGGCGATGCTGGTCACCGTGGCCGCCGTTTATGTCGTCTGTCTGCTGATGGACGTGATTTTCAACTTCTGTGTCGGCTGCAAGGTCTACTACCTCTACCGGCTTATCATCAGGGAGGAATAA
- a CDS encoding Rrf2 family transcriptional regulator — MAGISSKGVYALAAMHVLSHAPQQRAMQIREIAAMTSISHGYLEQILSGLRRAGLVTSIRGAAGGYQLAGRASEITVLEILEALEGPLCQTEGNVGSSVILEAFWGGMNEKIRALFDMKLADIDQLYQPYHYSI, encoded by the coding sequence ATGGCAGGAATCTCATCCAAAGGGGTCTATGCCCTTGCCGCGATGCATGTGCTTTCGCATGCACCCCAGCAGCGAGCGATGCAGATACGCGAGATCGCGGCGATGACGTCGATCTCCCACGGTTACCTTGAACAGATTCTTTCCGGTCTGCGCCGGGCGGGGCTTGTAACGAGTATCCGCGGTGCGGCGGGCGGGTACCAGCTCGCTGGACGTGCATCGGAGATCACGGTGCTCGAGATACTCGAAGCCCTGGAAGGCCCCCTGTGCCAGACGGAAGGGAACGTCGGTTCCAGTGTCATCCTCGAGGCATTCTGGGGCGGCATGAATGAGAAGATACGTGCTCTGTTCGACATGAAGCTTGCCGATATCGATCAGCTCTACCAGCCCTATCACTATTCCATTTGA
- a CDS encoding Hpt domain-containing protein translates to MPYLSILVIFIVVVLLAGLISVVLTRMRNRRHLASMHDEVELAKYTEKKPATKPKIMKGAQPDVGIRILRAEHTGTGEHEAGSSTPGRKAEEKVPAFKVVSEHPAAPFVPRHYPPFSNARAVAEFGLSQEEADSFTGELIAQIESEIADLEAAVTARDSVQLEEVLHKLKGSTSNLGEGGITTLLADFNNYIKEGTDQDTIDDYVANLHYYLEELKKAFPS, encoded by the coding sequence ATGCCCTACCTCTCCATTTTGGTGATCTTCATTGTTGTCGTCCTGCTGGCCGGCCTGATTTCTGTTGTGCTCACGCGGATGCGCAACCGCCGCCATCTTGCCTCCATGCACGATGAAGTCGAATTGGCAAAATACACGGAAAAAAAGCCTGCGACGAAACCCAAGATCATGAAGGGCGCCCAGCCGGATGTGGGGATCAGGATTCTGCGTGCGGAACATACAGGAACCGGTGAGCATGAGGCAGGATCTTCAACGCCGGGCAGGAAAGCCGAGGAAAAGGTCCCGGCATTCAAGGTCGTGTCCGAACATCCCGCCGCCCCTTTTGTACCGCGTCACTACCCTCCCTTCAGCAACGCGCGGGCCGTGGCGGAGTTCGGACTGTCGCAGGAGGAGGCTGACAGCTTTACCGGTGAACTGATCGCCCAGATCGAGTCGGAGATCGCAGACCTGGAAGCTGCCGTTACCGCGCGCGACAGCGTACAGCTTGAAGAGGTGCTTCATAAACTCAAAGGCTCGACGTCCAACCTGGGGGAGGGGGGCATTACCACGCTGCTGGCCGATTTCAACAACTACATCAAAGAGGGAACGGACCAGGACACCATCGACGACTACGTCGCAAACCTGCACTATTACCTCGAAGAGCTCAAAAAAGCCTTCCCCTCCTAG
- the recO gene encoding recombination protein RecO: MQGFIIRLQRVKDEDLILAILTQERLETLYRFYGARHGTINLGHMIDFEIEHSLKSSIGRVYDVIHLGFPWLLDPSRTRLWHYFISLFYPHLRESEETGGFYFALLKDAAERWGTQNPKRVAVEAYARLLRYEGRTPDRKHCFFCESRIHDPSVSLIRAFQYAHTDCAHRSAVDKHAADELLKNQSALFLSDEEIDTLWTTLLEGL, encoded by the coding sequence GTGCAAGGATTCATCATTCGACTTCAGCGCGTGAAGGACGAAGATCTTATATTGGCCATTTTGACACAGGAACGCTTAGAGACCCTTTACCGGTTTTACGGGGCGCGCCACGGCACGATCAATCTCGGGCATATGATCGATTTTGAGATCGAGCACTCCCTCAAGTCCTCCATCGGACGGGTCTACGATGTCATCCACCTCGGCTTCCCCTGGCTGCTCGATCCGTCACGGACACGGCTGTGGCACTACTTCATCTCGCTTTTCTATCCGCATCTGCGCGAATCAGAAGAGACCGGGGGCTTCTATTTTGCCCTGCTTAAAGACGCCGCGGAACGCTGGGGAACGCAGAACCCCAAACGCGTCGCCGTCGAAGCCTACGCCCGCCTGCTCCGCTATGAAGGGCGAACGCCGGACCGAAAACACTGTTTTTTCTGCGAAAGCCGCATTCACGACCCTTCCGTCAGTCTTATACGGGCGTTTCAGTATGCCCATACCGACTGTGCGCACCGCAGCGCCGTCGACAAACATGCCGCGGACGAACTGCTCAAAAACCAGAGTGCCCTCTTTTTGAGTGACGAAGAGATCGACACGCTCTGGACGACACTCCTTGAAGGCCTCTAG
- the gltB gene encoding glutamate synthase large subunit: protein MLKKVNRVEYSDLLRSFKDNCGFGLIANIDNRASHETLERAITALERMMHRGAIAADGKTGDGSGLLLSMPTAFMRKVAMENGVELPEMYAVATVFTRVKKHLEVLSDTCAQNDLKVILKREVPVDDNALGQQALDTKPYIYHVFIVPNSIMATQRFDALLYLSRKETEHALEHDEDFYIPSMSSRVISFKGLVMPTHIKEFYKDFQDPDFKISFSLFHQRFSTNTLPKWRLAQPFRAVAHNGEINSVEANRFNVRVKSESIKSEIYTKKELDRLLPILQPGASDSASADNFFEFLIANGMDFFKAARAVIPAPWQNAPHMDPDLRAFYEYHSTVFEAWDGPAAFSLTDGRYIGCVLDRNGLRPSKYIITHDDTLLITSEYGVIDLAEENIKERGRLQSGEMIGLDLKFGKVLKNAEINDYLKASQPYMKWLNEHMVYLQEHVEEQYSAHCVLDKESLVSRQRYFNITEEVIEQVIEPMIRDGKEAVGSMGDDTPLAAFSNKQRNFSDYFKQKFAQVTNPPIDPIREKVVMSLNTGFGETHNILDELPSHAHRLKAISPIITYEKLEVLKSYGNENSPRFQPFYKNATFSTAFEGELKPALEALVKTVTKAVKKDGVRIVILEDSGLDATHRTIPMLMAVGRLNSALLEAGVRHLVSLVAVSSEVIDSHGAATLIAYGASAVFPELLFTTAVSMVETSKPLSDIPCSEALKSVHGALNAGLLKIMSKMGISTIASYRNSGLFDIMGLSREIVDDCFGDSHCLIPGLSYEDIDARLKKAHEEAFDDLGFNSIFPLKIGGFYKFYNGQEYHDFGPQVIHAIHALSKSGDPKDFERLKNVVNTRGQKFIRDFFELKSDRAPIDISEVESVEAITKRFSSAAMSLGSISPEAHQCIAEAMNTIGGQSNSGEGGEDAARFKTVLNSKIKQVASGRFGVTPAYLRSAEEIQIKVAQGAKPGEGGQLPGHKVSALIARLRHTVPGVTLISPPPHHDIYSIEDLAQLIYDLKQVNPDAMISVKLVSTAGVGTIAAGVAKAYADKIIISGGDGGTGAAPLTSIKFAGNPWELGLSEAHNALKANDLRKMVHVQTDGGLKTGLDVIKAALLGAESYAFGTGVLAIVGCKMLRICHVNKCSVGIATQNEKLRKEYYKGTVAQIVNYFKLLAEDIRGYMAQMGYKKLDELIGRSDLLKVIDDEFAKKFDFSNVLHREPGVDTCQVASNEPFDDNAFEKEVLEEVRSAIKHPEHPVRIVRDICNLNRSFGARVSGEVARYYGDAGLADGTIDIRLKGVAGQAFGAFLINGVNLTLEGVANDYIGKGMHGGKIVIKSAHEGGNFSGGGNTCLYGATGGKLYVNAAVGERFAVRNSGALAIVEGTGDSPCEYMTGGIIVILGKTGVNFGAGMTGGIAFVFDEDHNFIENVNRELVEAIRIDTDDGDEARHYLKRLLKDYINETGSSKARVILENFRTEIRNFWLVRPKNLTKLPLNQEKGD, encoded by the coding sequence ATGCTTAAAAAGGTGAACCGAGTGGAATATTCTGACCTGTTACGATCTTTTAAAGACAACTGCGGTTTCGGCCTGATTGCCAATATCGATAACCGGGCGTCCCATGAGACGCTCGAGCGTGCCATTACGGCACTTGAGCGGATGATGCACCGCGGTGCGATCGCCGCAGACGGCAAAACCGGGGACGGGAGCGGACTGCTCCTTTCCATGCCGACGGCATTCATGCGCAAAGTGGCGATGGAAAACGGGGTGGAACTCCCTGAAATGTACGCGGTCGCGACCGTCTTTACCCGCGTCAAAAAGCACCTGGAAGTCCTCAGTGATACCTGTGCGCAGAACGACCTCAAGGTCATTCTCAAGCGGGAAGTTCCGGTTGACGACAATGCGCTCGGCCAGCAGGCGCTGGATACGAAGCCGTACATCTATCACGTCTTTATCGTCCCGAACTCCATCATGGCGACGCAGCGTTTCGATGCGCTGCTCTACCTGAGCCGCAAAGAGACGGAACACGCCCTGGAACACGACGAGGATTTCTACATCCCCTCCATGTCTTCACGCGTCATCTCCTTCAAGGGGCTGGTGATGCCGACGCACATCAAGGAGTTCTACAAGGATTTCCAGGACCCCGATTTCAAGATCTCCTTCTCCCTGTTCCACCAGCGTTTCTCCACGAACACGCTTCCCAAATGGCGCCTGGCCCAGCCGTTCCGCGCCGTGGCGCACAACGGTGAGATCAACTCCGTCGAGGCGAACCGCTTCAACGTCCGCGTCAAATCCGAGTCGATCAAAAGCGAGATCTATACGAAAAAAGAGCTCGACCGCCTGCTGCCGATCCTGCAGCCGGGTGCATCCGACAGTGCGAGTGCCGACAACTTCTTCGAATTCCTTATCGCCAACGGCATGGACTTCTTCAAAGCGGCCCGCGCCGTCATCCCGGCACCGTGGCAGAACGCGCCGCATATGGACCCGGACCTGCGCGCTTTCTACGAGTACCACTCCACCGTCTTTGAAGCCTGGGACGGTCCGGCGGCCTTCTCGCTGACCGACGGGCGCTATATCGGATGTGTCCTCGACCGTAACGGCCTGCGCCCCTCCAAATACATCATCACCCATGACGACACCCTGCTCATCACCAGCGAATACGGTGTCATCGACCTGGCTGAAGAGAACATCAAAGAGCGCGGCCGCCTGCAGTCGGGCGAAATGATCGGTCTTGACCTCAAATTCGGCAAGGTCCTCAAAAATGCGGAGATCAACGACTATCTCAAGGCTTCACAGCCCTATATGAAGTGGCTCAACGAGCATATGGTCTACCTGCAGGAGCATGTCGAAGAGCAGTACAGTGCGCACTGCGTTCTTGACAAGGAGAGCCTGGTCAGCCGCCAGCGCTACTTCAATATCACCGAAGAGGTGATCGAGCAGGTGATCGAACCGATGATCCGCGACGGCAAGGAAGCAGTCGGCTCCATGGGGGATGACACGCCGCTGGCGGCTTTCAGTAACAAGCAGCGCAATTTCAGCGACTACTTCAAGCAGAAGTTCGCCCAGGTCACGAACCCGCCGATCGACCCGATCCGGGAGAAAGTGGTCATGAGCCTCAACACCGGTTTCGGTGAGACGCACAACATCCTCGACGAACTGCCGTCGCATGCACACCGCCTCAAGGCGATTTCGCCGATCATTACCTATGAGAAACTCGAGGTCCTCAAATCCTACGGCAATGAAAACTCGCCGCGTTTCCAGCCGTTCTATAAGAATGCAACCTTCTCAACGGCCTTCGAAGGCGAGTTGAAACCGGCCCTCGAGGCGCTGGTGAAAACCGTCACGAAAGCGGTCAAGAAAGATGGGGTACGGATCGTCATCCTTGAAGACAGCGGTCTGGATGCGACCCACCGTACCATTCCGATGCTGATGGCCGTCGGGCGCCTCAACAGCGCCCTGCTCGAAGCCGGTGTCCGTCACCTGGTCTCCCTGGTTGCCGTCTCTTCCGAAGTGATCGACTCCCACGGTGCGGCGACGCTGATCGCCTACGGGGCCAGTGCGGTATTCCCGGAGCTGCTCTTCACCACTGCCGTCAGCATGGTCGAGACAAGCAAGCCGCTCTCGGACATCCCCTGCAGCGAAGCGCTCAAGTCCGTCCACGGTGCCCTGAACGCCGGCCTGCTCAAGATCATGTCCAAAATGGGGATCTCCACGATCGCGTCGTACCGCAACTCCGGTCTTTTCGACATCATGGGCCTCAGCCGCGAGATCGTTGATGACTGTTTCGGCGATTCGCACTGCCTGATTCCGGGCCTGAGCTACGAGGACATCGATGCCCGCCTGAAAAAAGCGCATGAAGAGGCCTTTGACGATCTCGGCTTCAACAGCATCTTCCCGCTCAAGATCGGGGGGTTCTACAAGTTCTACAACGGCCAGGAGTACCATGACTTCGGTCCACAGGTCATCCACGCCATCCATGCGCTGAGCAAGTCGGGCGATCCGAAGGATTTCGAACGCCTCAAAAACGTCGTCAATACCCGCGGCCAGAAGTTCATCCGTGACTTCTTTGAACTCAAATCCGACCGTGCGCCGATTGACATCAGCGAGGTCGAATCGGTCGAAGCGATCACGAAGCGCTTCAGCTCCGCGGCGATGAGCCTCGGTTCCATCTCTCCCGAGGCGCACCAGTGCATCGCCGAGGCGATGAACACCATCGGCGGCCAGTCCAACTCCGGTGAGGGCGGGGAAGACGCTGCGCGTTTCAAAACCGTGCTCAACTCCAAGATCAAACAGGTCGCATCGGGCCGCTTCGGTGTGACGCCGGCCTACCTCCGTTCGGCCGAAGAGATCCAGATCAAGGTCGCCCAGGGTGCGAAACCGGGCGAGGGCGGTCAGCTGCCGGGCCACAAGGTCTCGGCACTCATCGCGCGCCTGCGCCACACCGTGCCGGGCGTGACCCTGATCTCGCCGCCGCCGCACCACGATATCTACTCCATCGAGGACCTGGCGCAGCTCATCTACGACCTCAAACAGGTCAACCCGGATGCGATGATTTCCGTCAAGCTCGTCTCCACGGCGGGCGTCGGTACGATCGCCGCGGGTGTCGCCAAAGCCTATGCGGACAAAATCATCATCTCCGGAGGCGACGGCGGTACCGGGGCGGCTCCGCTCACCTCGATCAAATTCGCCGGTAACCCGTGGGAGCTCGGCCTCTCCGAAGCGCACAACGCGCTCAAAGCCAACGACCTGCGCAAGATGGTCCACGTCCAGACGGACGGCGGGCTCAAGACCGGGCTCGACGTCATCAAGGCAGCGCTGCTCGGTGCGGAATCCTACGCCTTCGGTACGGGTGTCCTGGCGATCGTCGGCTGTAAGATGCTGCGGATCTGCCACGTCAATAAATGTTCCGTCGGGATCGCAACGCAGAATGAGAAACTGCGTAAAGAGTACTACAAAGGTACCGTCGCGCAGATCGTCAACTACTTCAAACTGCTGGCCGAGGATATCCGCGGTTACATGGCGCAGATGGGGTACAAGAAACTCGACGAGCTTATCGGCCGCAGCGACCTGCTCAAGGTGATCGACGACGAGTTCGCGAAGAAGTTTGATTTCAGCAACGTTCTGCACCGCGAACCGGGCGTCGACACCTGCCAGGTGGCGTCCAACGAGCCGTTCGACGACAACGCTTTTGAAAAAGAGGTCCTCGAAGAGGTCCGCAGCGCGATCAAGCATCCGGAACACCCGGTCCGCATCGTCCGCGACATCTGTAACCTCAACCGCAGTTTCGGTGCCCGCGTTTCCGGTGAAGTCGCCCGTTATTACGGCGACGCCGGCCTCGCGGACGGTACGATCGACATCCGCCTCAAAGGGGTGGCGGGACAGGCATTCGGTGCCTTCCTGATCAACGGCGTCAACCTGACCCTTGAAGGCGTAGCGAACGACTACATCGGCAAAGGGATGCACGGCGGTAAGATCGTCATCAAGTCCGCGCACGAAGGCGGCAACTTCAGCGGCGGCGGTAACACCTGTCTGTACGGTGCGACTGGCGGTAAGCTCTACGTCAACGCCGCTGTCGGCGAACGTTTCGCCGTCCGTAACTCCGGTGCGCTCGCGATCGTTGAAGGCACCGGTGACAGCCCGTGTGAATACATGACCGGCGGTATCATCGTGATCCTCGGCAAGACCGGTGTCAACTTCGGTGCGGGGATGACGGGCGGGATCGCCTTTGTCTTCGATGAAGATCATAACTTCATCGAGAACGTCAACCGCGAACTCGTCGAAGCGATCCGCATCGATACCGACGACGGAGACGAGGCGCGCCACTACCTGAAGCGCCTCCTTAAAGACTATATCAATGAAACGGGCAGCTCGAAAGCGCGTGTGATCCTGGAGAACTTCCGTACGGAGATCCGCAACTTCTGGCTTGTCCGTCCGAAAAACCTGACCAAGCTGCCGCTCAACCAGGAAAAGGGAGACTAA
- a CDS encoding glutamate synthase subunit beta: MREFLTIGRIDPSKRLVVDRVKDFKEIYEVFSKNEAGAQSDRCVQCGDPYCLNKCPLHNYIPQWLKAVAENDLEFAFKLSNEPSPFPEVMGRVCPQDRLCEGDCTLNDGHGAITIGAVEAFINEEGFKAGLKPQFPGITTDKKVAIIGSGPAGLSAATYLLRSGIAVTMYERADRAGGLMTYGIPNFKLDKKIVDRRVKLLEEAGMKLVLDCEVGKDVTFEEIVDGHDAIFIGIGATKGKTARITGEKAPNVYMAMQYLTAIQKKNFKRAYDKQFEFKDLDVVVIGGGDTAMDCVRTAKREGARSVKCLYRRDAYNMPGSQKEYKNAMEEGVDFQFQASPKQILVDENGRAVGVEMVKTVLGAKDESGRQRMEEVKGSDFTVNADVVILALGFDPSVPSFLAENGIETNAWGGIVIDDNHQTSTAGIYAGGDCYRGADLVVNAVYDGREAARSIVKSLLK, from the coding sequence ATGAGAGAATTTTTGACCATCGGCCGGATCGATCCCAGTAAACGCCTGGTTGTCGACCGTGTCAAAGACTTTAAAGAGATCTACGAAGTATTTTCCAAAAACGAGGCCGGCGCGCAGAGCGACCGCTGTGTCCAGTGCGGGGACCCCTACTGTCTGAACAAGTGCCCGCTGCACAACTATATTCCGCAGTGGCTCAAAGCCGTCGCGGAGAACGACCTGGAGTTTGCCTTCAAACTCTCCAACGAGCCGTCGCCTTTTCCGGAGGTCATGGGGCGCGTCTGCCCGCAGGACCGCCTGTGCGAGGGTGACTGTACCCTCAATGACGGCCACGGCGCCATTACGATCGGTGCGGTCGAGGCGTTCATCAACGAAGAGGGTTTCAAAGCGGGACTCAAACCGCAGTTCCCGGGGATTACGACGGACAAGAAAGTGGCGATCATCGGTTCCGGTCCTGCCGGCCTTTCGGCTGCCACCTACCTGCTGCGCTCCGGGATCGCCGTCACGATGTACGAACGTGCCGACCGCGCCGGCGGACTGATGACCTACGGGATCCCGAACTTCAAGCTCGACAAGAAGATCGTCGACCGCCGCGTCAAGCTGCTCGAAGAAGCGGGGATGAAACTCGTCCTCGACTGCGAAGTCGGCAAAGACGTGACGTTCGAAGAGATCGTTGACGGTCACGATGCCATCTTTATCGGCATCGGCGCGACGAAGGGCAAAACCGCGCGTATCACCGGCGAGAAAGCGCCGAACGTCTATATGGCGATGCAGTACCTGACCGCGATCCAGAAGAAGAACTTCAAACGCGCCTACGACAAGCAGTTCGAGTTCAAAGACCTCGACGTCGTTGTCATCGGGGGCGGGGATACGGCGATGGACTGTGTCCGTACCGCCAAGCGCGAGGGCGCGCGCAGCGTCAAGTGCCTCTACCGCCGTGACGCCTACAACATGCCGGGCAGCCAGAAAGAGTACAAAAACGCGATGGAAGAGGGGGTGGACTTCCAGTTCCAGGCCTCACCGAAGCAGATCCTGGTCGACGAGAACGGCCGCGCCGTCGGCGTCGAGATGGTGAAAACCGTTCTGGGTGCCAAGGACGAGAGCGGCCGCCAGCGCATGGAAGAGGTCAAGGGCAGCGACTTTACGGTCAATGCCGACGTCGTCATCCTCGCGCTCGGTTTTGATCCGTCGGTACCGTCCTTCCTGGCGGAGAACGGCATCGAGACCAACGCCTGGGGCGGGATCGTCATCGACGACAACCACCAGACCTCCACGGCGGGCATCTATGCCGGCGGCGACTGCTACCGCGGGGCCGACCTCGTTGTCAACGCCGTCTACGACGGCCGTGAAGCGGCGCGCTCCATCGTCAAAAGCCTGCTGAAATAA
- the accD gene encoding acetyl-CoA carboxylase, carboxyltransferase subunit beta, giving the protein MNLFNLFGGTSRQQPTKSEAPAHWVKCPSCNSLMYYKEVENQNYVCPKCGHHMRINVDKRIALLADEGSFVEFDAELAPIDPLKFVDKKSYVKRLEEGEKKTGRRSSVVSGECKMNGVNVQLCVFDFAFMGGSLGSVEGEKITRAIHRAIEKKQGVVIVSASGGARMQESTYSLMQMSKTSAALARLGEHKLPFISVLTDPTMGGVSASFATLGDVIIAEPGSLIGFAGQRVIKQTIGSDLPEGFQRSEFLLEHGSIDMVVNRNELKATIADLLRMMLPSSADHDAQ; this is encoded by the coding sequence ATGAACCTTTTCAACCTTTTCGGCGGCACGTCCCGACAGCAGCCTACCAAGAGCGAGGCACCGGCACACTGGGTAAAATGCCCCTCATGCAACTCCCTGATGTACTATAAAGAGGTTGAGAACCAGAACTACGTCTGTCCCAAGTGCGGCCACCACATGCGTATCAACGTCGACAAGCGCATTGCGCTGCTCGCCGACGAAGGAAGCTTTGTCGAGTTCGATGCCGAACTCGCGCCGATCGACCCGCTGAAGTTCGTGGACAAAAAGAGCTACGTCAAGCGCCTCGAAGAGGGAGAGAAGAAGACGGGACGCCGCTCCTCCGTCGTCAGCGGCGAGTGTAAGATGAACGGTGTGAACGTACAGCTCTGCGTTTTCGATTTCGCCTTTATGGGGGGATCGCTGGGGTCCGTCGAGGGGGAGAAGATCACGCGTGCCATCCACCGCGCCATCGAGAAGAAGCAGGGCGTCGTCATCGTCAGCGCCTCGGGCGGGGCGCGCATGCAGGAGAGTACCTACTCCTTGATGCAGATGAGCAAGACCTCCGCGGCCCTGGCGCGCCTGGGCGAGCACAAGCTCCCTTTCATCTCCGTACTGACCGACCCGACGATGGGCGGGGTCAGCGCCTCGTTTGCGACCCTGGGCGACGTCATCATCGCCGAACCGGGATCACTGATCGGTTTCGCCGGTCAGCGTGTCATCAAACAGACGATCGGTTCGGACCTGCCGGAGGGGTTCCAGCGTTCGGAATTCCTGCTGGAGCACGGCTCCATCGATATGGTCGTCAACCGCAACGAGCTCAAAGCGACCATCGCGGACCTGCTGCGCATGATGCTGCCCTCATCGGCCGACCATGACGCGCAGTGA